One part of the Treponema sp. OMZ 787 genome encodes these proteins:
- a CDS encoding ABC transporter ATP-binding protein: MKITLKNLTKRFEEGNDFAVKDVNLTIEDGELVSFLGPSGCGKTTILKMIAGLIEKTEGIICFDDKDIGKIPVDKRNIGMVFQNYALYPHMTAFDNIAFPLKIKKRPKAEIKERVNKIANFLEIQNLLTKKPGALSGGEQQRVAIGRALIKNPDVLLMDEPLSNLDKKLRVQTREEIKRIQKELGITTIFVTHDQEEASAISDKILLLKKGEVQQFGSPNEIYREPVNLFAAKFIGMIEINIFEACIENKILKIKDLDCNIPIGSEVEDLKNIFIAIRPEDIRINNEKPDFYASISLKENMGKDEILTCLCTDKEFKLYVSPELNLHTGNKIGLEFLKNKILIFNENGNRMALNYRTES, from the coding sequence ATGAAAATAACACTAAAAAATTTGACAAAGCGCTTTGAAGAAGGCAATGATTTTGCCGTAAAAGATGTAAACCTCACAATAGAAGACGGGGAACTTGTTTCTTTTTTAGGTCCCTCAGGCTGCGGAAAAACTACCATATTAAAAATGATAGCCGGCCTTATCGAGAAAACGGAAGGAATTATTTGCTTTGATGATAAAGATATCGGTAAAATTCCCGTTGATAAGCGCAATATCGGCATGGTCTTTCAAAACTATGCACTTTATCCTCACATGACAGCTTTTGATAACATAGCCTTTCCTTTAAAGATAAAAAAAAGACCGAAGGCTGAAATTAAGGAAAGGGTAAACAAGATTGCAAATTTTTTGGAGATTCAAAATTTATTGACAAAAAAACCGGGAGCCCTTTCAGGCGGGGAGCAGCAGAGGGTTGCAATAGGCCGGGCCTTGATAAAAAATCCTGATGTGCTTTTGATGGATGAACCCTTATCAAATCTCGATAAAAAATTAAGAGTTCAGACCAGAGAAGAAATTAAGCGAATTCAAAAAGAGCTCGGAATAACTACAATCTTTGTCACTCATGACCAAGAAGAAGCTTCCGCTATTTCGGATAAAATTCTCCTGCTTAAAAAAGGAGAGGTTCAGCAATTCGGAAGCCCTAACGAGATATACAGAGAGCCCGTTAATTTATTTGCAGCTAAATTTATCGGAATGATAGAGATAAACATTTTTGAAGCCTGCATAGAAAATAAAATTTTAAAAATAAAAGATCTTGATTGTAATATTCCTATAGGCAGTGAAGTTGAGGATCTAAAGAATATTTTTATTGCAATAAGACCCGAGGATATCCGAATAAATAATGAAAAGCCCGATTTTTATGCCTCCATATCTTTAAAGGAAAATATGGGAAAGGACGAGATTCTAACTTGTTTATGCACCGACAAAGAATTTAAGTTATATGTTTCACCTGAATTAAATTTACATACAGGAAACAAAATCGGTTTGGAATTTTTAAAAAACAAAATTCTTATCTTTAATGAAAACGGGAATAGAATGGCATTGAACTATAGGACTGAATCATGA
- a CDS encoding carbohydrate ABC transporter permease, giving the protein MKKANSVSAYLYLLPALLILSTFSLYPAVKVFLMSFYTRYNYFKHIAYEYGFENYASLFNDPQFILASLNTLKFVSIIVPFSLGLSILVSVFLVKNTKINSLIRNIYFLPFITSTVAVAVVFRWIFHSRFGLLNYLLSLIGIDAVSWLTDPEYSMTALIILCIWKTLGYNILIILTGLRNIPEEYYAAARLDGASSIKIFFTITLPLLFPMIFFVFITSLIGSFKTFSEVYALFHRSAGPVDSCLTIVYYIYDKLVNQFSYGVSAAASFILFLLILSLTVLGFFVSRLINKRLGLGGSRV; this is encoded by the coding sequence ATGAAAAAAGCTAACTCCGTTTCGGCTTATTTGTATTTGCTTCCGGCCTTACTCATTCTTTCAACCTTCAGCCTATATCCTGCCGTAAAAGTTTTTTTAATGAGCTTTTATACCCGCTATAATTATTTTAAACACATAGCCTATGAATACGGATTTGAAAATTACGCCTCCCTTTTTAATGACCCGCAGTTTATCCTTGCAAGTTTAAATACTTTAAAATTTGTTTCTATTATAGTTCCGTTTTCTTTGGGGCTTTCTATTTTAGTTTCGGTATTTTTGGTTAAAAATACAAAAATAAATTCCCTGATCCGCAATATTTATTTTCTGCCCTTTATTACAAGTACGGTTGCGGTGGCGGTTGTCTTTAGATGGATCTTTCATTCTCGCTTCGGGCTTTTAAACTATCTTTTAAGTTTGATAGGTATTGATGCAGTAAGTTGGCTGACCGATCCCGAGTATTCTATGACGGCTCTTATAATTTTGTGTATTTGGAAAACCTTGGGATACAATATTTTAATTATTTTAACGGGCTTGCGTAATATCCCTGAAGAGTATTATGCAGCCGCAAGATTGGATGGCGCCTCAAGTATAAAAATATTTTTTACAATTACCCTGCCTCTGCTTTTTCCGATGATATTCTTTGTTTTTATTACTTCTTTAATAGGTTCCTTTAAAACCTTTTCTGAAGTTTATGCCTTGTTTCATCGCTCTGCAGGTCCTGTCGATTCGTGTTTGACCATTGTATATTATATTTACGATAAACTTGTAAATCAATTTTCTTACGGAGTATCCGCTGCGGCTTCTTTTATTTTATTTCTTTTAATTTTAAGTTTAACGGTTTTAGGTTTTTTTGTAAGTAGGCTTATTAACAAACGTCTCGGATTGGGAGGAAGCAGGGTATGA
- a CDS encoding carbohydrate ABC transporter permease — protein sequence MKKVLYAAAFSIILLGALLSLIPFIWMLVTSLNDSAAIYKLPPQFILSKYHWGNYKFVFEKVPFRAYFFNSLFVSFMVTAGTLITTILAAFAFTHVKFKGRDILFVLIVSTMMIPSEVLLTSNFVTLTKLKLINTLHALYVPWIASAFSIFMLRQYFLDIPKELYYSAKIDGCSDFKYLWKIAVPYSKPALISIALLRIIHSWNEFLWPLLMINQPEKRTLPVGLTTFMTEAGPNYNYLMAYSSMVIVPVIIVYLVLQKHLIESFSKNGIKG from the coding sequence ATGAAAAAAGTTTTATATGCTGCGGCTTTTTCAATTATCCTCTTAGGAGCTCTTCTTTCATTAATTCCGTTTATTTGGATGCTTGTTACCTCCTTAAATGATTCCGCTGCCATTTATAAATTGCCTCCTCAATTTATTTTGTCAAAATATCATTGGGGAAATTATAAATTCGTTTTTGAGAAGGTTCCGTTCAGGGCTTATTTTTTTAACAGCCTCTTTGTTTCTTTTATGGTAACTGCGGGAACCTTGATTACCACAATCTTAGCCGCCTTTGCTTTTACCCACGTTAAATTTAAAGGCCGTGACATTCTTTTTGTTCTTATAGTATCTACCATGATGATTCCAAGCGAGGTTTTATTAACATCCAATTTTGTTACTCTTACAAAATTAAAATTGATAAATACCCTCCATGCCTTATATGTCCCTTGGATTGCATCGGCTTTTTCGATTTTTATGCTTAGGCAATATTTTTTAGATATACCTAAAGAGCTTTACTATTCTGCAAAGATAGACGGGTGCAGCGATTTTAAATATTTATGGAAGATTGCCGTGCCTTATTCTAAGCCGGCCCTGATCAGCATAGCTCTTTTAAGAATAATACACAGCTGGAACGAATTTTTGTGGCCGCTTCTAATGATAAATCAGCCGGAAAAAAGAACTCTTCCGGTAGGCCTTACTACATTTATGACAGAAGCAGGGCCTAATTATAATTATTTGATGGCATATTCATCGATGGTGATTGTGCCTGTTATTATTGTATACTTGGTTTTGCAAAAACACTTGATAGAGAGTTTTAGCAAAAATGGTATAAAAGGATAA
- a CDS encoding ABC transporter substrate-binding protein, whose translation MKRYFNFMAAGLLILSIMSSVLSCSGNDSKAESKPESISANANVYVPKEKQTLEFWHAMNGANGEILEALVKKFNETHQNIEVKPVFQGHYRELFEKLNGAAQANSLPALSMIYCNRLTAYVLNDLVENLNPRIDDPKYGFDKKIWNDIPEGLRDNGIWNGIHHSLPFNKGAYLMYYNEDVLKEKGIAVPKTWDELKAAAKKLTGDGKVGLVFNKSVGIDFSFWVEQAGGHIYDEAKDAVLIDTPEVKEAYEFILSMINDKTAKIEFEEGYITGPMSRGEAFIGFASSSNLPKMKEACAATGVKWKVAELPKGKKAAALYSGTDITMFNTVSEETKRAAFEFMKFWFETGTQVAWGKKSGYLPLTNAALNSKEFQAFLDNEDPSKRIASNMFPYAYQDPKGLNGYAIHANMQKALEEVVAGKKNLDQALKDAQENATREREEAKKNFQKK comes from the coding sequence ATGAAAAGGTATTTTAATTTTATGGCTGCCGGCTTATTGATTTTATCGATAATGTCTTCAGTGCTTTCTTGTTCAGGCAATGACTCAAAAGCCGAAAGCAAGCCGGAATCTATTTCTGCAAACGCTAATGTCTATGTGCCAAAAGAAAAGCAAACTCTTGAATTTTGGCATGCAATGAACGGTGCAAACGGTGAGATTCTTGAGGCTTTGGTAAAAAAGTTCAATGAAACTCATCAAAACATTGAAGTCAAGCCCGTATTCCAAGGCCACTACAGAGAGCTTTTTGAAAAATTAAACGGAGCGGCTCAGGCCAATTCTCTTCCGGCACTTTCGATGATCTATTGTAACAGGCTTACCGCCTATGTTCTAAACGATCTTGTCGAAAATTTAAATCCGAGGATTGATGATCCTAAATACGGATTTGACAAAAAAATCTGGAACGATATTCCCGAAGGTTTAAGGGATAACGGAATCTGGAACGGCATACACCACTCTCTTCCCTTTAACAAGGGAGCATACTTAATGTATTACAACGAAGATGTTCTAAAAGAAAAGGGAATAGCAGTTCCTAAAACTTGGGACGAGCTAAAAGCCGCCGCAAAAAAATTGACCGGAGACGGAAAGGTCGGGCTTGTGTTCAACAAGAGTGTCGGTATCGATTTTAGCTTTTGGGTAGAGCAGGCAGGAGGTCACATTTATGATGAAGCAAAGGATGCCGTTTTAATTGACACGCCGGAAGTAAAAGAAGCTTACGAATTTATCCTTTCGATGATAAACGATAAAACCGCTAAGATCGAATTTGAAGAAGGCTATATCACAGGCCCGATGTCAAGGGGAGAGGCCTTTATCGGTTTTGCCTCGTCTTCCAATCTTCCTAAAATGAAAGAAGCTTGCGCTGCTACAGGAGTAAAATGGAAGGTTGCCGAACTTCCGAAGGGAAAGAAAGCTGCCGCCCTCTACTCAGGAACAGACATAACAATGTTTAATACGGTTTCTGAAGAAACAAAACGAGCAGCCTTTGAGTTTATGAAATTTTGGTTTGAAACCGGTACTCAGGTTGCATGGGGAAAGAAGAGCGGTTATCTTCCATTAACAAATGCTGCTTTGAATTCAAAAGAATTCCAAGCCTTTTTGGACAACGAAGATCCCAGCAAGAGAATTGCATCAAATATGTTCCCCTATGCTTATCAGGATCCCAAGGGCTTAAACGGCTATGCAATTCATGCAAATATGCAAAAAGCCCTGGAAGAAGTTGTTGCAGGTAAAAAGAATCTTGATCAAGCCTTAAAGGATGCTCAAGAAAATGCAACAAGAGAAAGAGAAGAAGCAAAAAAGAATTTCCAAAAGAAGTAA